In Pseudoalteromonas piratica, the following proteins share a genomic window:
- a CDS encoding DUF3360 family protein codes for MTTANPNKDDITSNSYESLHKPSSEFNSRDDYLEHELQIMQPKRWRANLPFRDYRFELEDTIPAMAGTIGKVVMVGAIAATFAGPLGLSDSFILENVRYELLIVSIFILLFSGFLLPTANLAGTHGPLIPLIPIVVAAGGHPMAFGLLIGAFGLLLAISKGGSILAGLTSRGVCGGLLLYLGFIGTTSQVKKLFSWAEGINMEHIAFIIIFTTILLYALLEHFKKRWLAVPLSCLLGGGLAFLLGAPFEFKTGPGLPNMDPMYWWGENTGWMLGLPTLESFIVVLPFAVLAVAMWSPDFLGHQVFQKISYPTRTEKVQMNIDDTMLSASVRQTFGSLMGGANFTSSWGTYIVPAAIAKRPIPAGAILTALFCIIAGLWGYPMDLAIWQPVLCVALIVGVFIPLLEAGMEMTREGKTTQSAAIVVFSSALVNPAFGWSLTMLLDNLGLIGCKERSKELTSMNRWIIPLIMFVVLTGVMALVGLLPGLPAIMSNFR; via the coding sequence ATGACAACAGCAAATCCCAACAAAGATGACATAACATCTAATAGTTATGAATCCCTTCATAAACCCAGCTCAGAATTTAATAGCCGAGATGACTATCTTGAGCATGAACTACAAATTATGCAGCCAAAACGTTGGCGAGCTAATTTACCTTTTCGCGATTACCGTTTCGAGCTAGAAGATACCATTCCCGCAATGGCTGGCACGATCGGAAAAGTGGTTATGGTTGGCGCAATAGCAGCGACCTTTGCAGGACCGCTTGGTTTAAGTGACAGCTTTATACTAGAAAATGTTCGATATGAATTGTTAATAGTATCAATTTTCATTTTATTGTTTTCAGGATTTTTACTACCTACTGCCAATTTAGCAGGAACCCATGGACCGTTAATTCCACTTATTCCTATTGTGGTTGCAGCAGGTGGTCACCCTATGGCATTTGGTTTATTGATAGGAGCATTCGGCTTATTACTGGCGATTAGCAAAGGTGGCAGCATATTGGCTGGGTTGACCAGTCGTGGTGTGTGTGGCGGTTTATTACTTTACTTAGGATTTATTGGCACCACCTCACAAGTCAAAAAACTGTTTTCATGGGCTGAAGGGATCAATATGGAACATATAGCCTTCATAATCATCTTTACCACAATTCTGCTTTACGCTTTGTTAGAGCATTTTAAAAAGCGCTGGCTTGCCGTTCCGCTCAGTTGTTTATTAGGCGGCGGATTAGCGTTTTTATTAGGTGCGCCATTTGAATTTAAAACAGGCCCCGGTTTACCCAATATGGATCCAATGTATTGGTGGGGAGAAAATACTGGCTGGATGCTTGGCTTACCGACATTAGAGAGCTTTATTGTGGTATTACCTTTTGCCGTACTCGCTGTTGCGATGTGGTCACCTGATTTCTTAGGGCATCAAGTATTTCAGAAAATTAGTTACCCAACACGTACTGAAAAGGTACAAATGAACATTGATGACACCATGCTAAGTGCCTCTGTTAGGCAAACGTTTGGCTCTTTAATGGGGGGGGCGAATTTTACGTCTTCATGGGGTACGTATATTGTACCGGCTGCAATTGCAAAAAGGCCAATTCCAGCGGGCGCAATCTTAACCGCTTTATTTTGTATTATTGCGGGTCTTTGGGGTTACCCGATGGATTTAGCAATTTGGCAGCCAGTTCTGTGTGTTGCTTTGATTGTTGGTGTATTTATTCCGCTTTTAGAAGCAGGCATGGAAATGACGCGAGAGGGTAAGACAACGCAGTCAGCAGCAATCGTTGTATTTTCTTCAGCGCTTGTGAATCCAGCATTTGGCTGGTCACTGACCATGTTATTAGACAACTTAGGATTAATCGGCTGTAAAGAACGCAGCAAGGAACTAACATCAATGAATCGCTGGATTATTCCATTGATTATGTTTGTTGTTTTAACCGGTGTAATGGCGCTGGTAGGTTTATTACCTGGGCTTCCAGCAATTATGTCGAATTTCCGCTAA
- a CDS encoding kynureninase: MQAEQLHPFYSEFDVKNRILLSGHSHQAWPNVAKDGLLACFKDAAKHIDDKWGAAFEKAEQVRNFYRGLMGEPHGQIALGQSTHELILRFLSDLNCFKTKKHTPIKIVTTNGEFHSMRRQLDRLKALNIEINVIDTHPADTLSDRIIDALDENTDAVLVSAVFFSSSRIFRAVGDVAEAAKKLAIPCLVDAYHALNVIPFNLYDWRLDSAFIVGGGYKYCQAGEGNCFMRIPCDYNGSPIITGWFAEFESLDQAPGEVGYGKGQAAFAGSTYDPASHYRAASVFDFFKEQNLTAEVLSSVNKGQISRLWQGIECMDLSDNVLSLPSHTINDNAGFLSLTTKQAAKWVMMLAEHGIQTDSRGDQLRLGPAPYVTDEQIDKALSCIKQLAKSV, from the coding sequence ATGCAAGCAGAACAATTACACCCTTTTTATTCAGAATTTGATGTTAAAAACCGGATTTTATTATCAGGACATTCGCACCAAGCATGGCCAAATGTTGCCAAAGATGGTTTATTAGCCTGTTTTAAAGACGCTGCAAAACACATTGATGATAAGTGGGGGGCGGCATTTGAAAAAGCGGAGCAAGTCCGGAATTTTTATCGTGGTTTAATGGGTGAACCACATGGACAAATAGCCCTTGGCCAATCAACTCATGAATTGATACTGCGTTTTTTATCAGACTTAAACTGTTTTAAAACAAAAAAACATACGCCAATAAAAATAGTGACAACCAATGGCGAATTTCATTCAATGCGCAGGCAGTTAGATAGACTAAAAGCACTCAATATTGAAATAAACGTTATCGATACACATCCAGCAGATACCTTATCAGATAGAATTATTGATGCACTTGATGAAAATACCGATGCAGTACTTGTCTCAGCAGTATTTTTTTCATCTAGTCGAATCTTTCGTGCTGTGGGTGATGTTGCCGAGGCTGCAAAAAAATTAGCCATCCCGTGCCTTGTTGATGCTTATCATGCCCTTAATGTGATTCCATTTAATCTTTATGATTGGCGGTTAGACAGTGCCTTTATTGTCGGTGGTGGTTACAAATACTGCCAAGCAGGAGAGGGTAATTGTTTTATGCGCATTCCTTGTGATTATAATGGCAGCCCAATTATTACTGGCTGGTTTGCAGAATTTGAAAGCTTAGATCAAGCACCGGGTGAAGTTGGTTACGGTAAAGGACAAGCAGCCTTCGCTGGCTCTACATACGATCCAGCGAGTCATTATCGCGCAGCTTCCGTGTTTGATTTTTTTAAAGAGCAAAATTTAACAGCAGAAGTGCTTTCTAGTGTAAACAAAGGACAAATATCACGTTTGTGGCAAGGGATTGAATGCATGGATTTATCCGATAATGTGTTATCACTACCAAGTCATACAATAAATGATAATGCTGGTTTTTTATCACTCACAACTAAACAAGCTGCTAAGTGGGTGATGATGCTTGCCGAACATGGCATTCAAACAGATAGTCGCGGTGATCAACTAAGACTTGGACCTGCACCCTATGTAACTGATGAACAAATTGATAAAGCGCTTAGCTGCATTAAGCAACTAGCGAAAAGTGTCTAA
- a CDS encoding TonB-dependent receptor, with product METKKPSLFKRSHLALAVFAACISQQTIANTLSGRISDSNQKVYFEGAKVELKELNKHVVSSRDGSYSFKDVPAGEYTLIVSYVGAKPQTLQLSINDDLEQHIKLASAHHSLEDMIVVGTRAGQAGAINRQKNALSIKSIVSSDSIGQLPDQNAAEALQRLPGMFIQRDQGEGRFVGIRGIDPNLNNVTINGANVPSPEAGVRSVAMDVIPSELVQSLEVSKTVTPDMDASAVGGSIDVKSLSAFDREGKSYSATFQGSYNEKVSESSPKVSASYTDVYEFDNGSELGLATAFSWFERKFGSHNSEVDGGWGEISVESHETGDDIDFFGAEEIEQRHYLITRERLGAALNLDYRTNDNSEYYFRTLWSEFSDDEFRLRNEYKFDKGQVLQDSITQSSATFLNADMDRDTKSRFEQQQILSMVLGGNNQLNDWYVEYDLGYSKSNEKEPDRIDADFKSEGLLLGYRSTWDAPDLAHESAAHDLSNFELDEIVNENNLSEDISTSFKVDISKDFVWRNNNGELKFGTKYQMREKTNDVNSVVYDGGFGDVFASEFETNAPEYSLGAFGPGLSQQALARFVKLNKAGFDINQIDTDINNFGQTYRSDEDILAAYAMVTLDIEQWHIVAGVRYEDTAFKTEGNRVELIVDDVNDNENVEINPWHVNKDYNHFLPSLNVKYDFSDKLITRFAYTNTIARPTFGDSAAYQLIETEIVDDEGAVTTERKAEVGNPDLKPYESMNLDASIEYYPGNIGVMSAGLFFKDIKNYIVIAEVQDMPAWQGFEQVIQPINGGSATLTGVELAWTKNFKNGLMFSANGTFIDADDKLPNQSDTVANLMFGYETANLSARISGSYKSESYQYELGDAAVYEDAHAQLDFSAKYYINQQTQVYFNAINITDEPFYLYHGNSKHSLQYETYGRSFELGFTFTSL from the coding sequence ATGGAAACCAAAAAACCGTCATTGTTTAAACGCAGTCATCTCGCGTTAGCAGTCTTTGCCGCTTGTATATCTCAACAAACAATAGCAAATACTTTGTCTGGTCGTATTAGTGATAGTAATCAGAAAGTTTACTTTGAAGGTGCCAAAGTTGAGCTTAAAGAATTAAATAAACATGTCGTGTCATCGCGTGATGGTAGTTATTCGTTTAAAGATGTGCCAGCAGGCGAATATACATTAATTGTTTCTTATGTAGGTGCTAAACCGCAAACACTGCAACTTTCTATTAATGATGATTTAGAACAGCATATTAAACTGGCTTCTGCCCATCATAGTCTCGAAGACATGATTGTTGTGGGTACGCGAGCGGGACAAGCGGGCGCAATTAATCGCCAGAAAAATGCATTGAGTATTAAGTCAATTGTAAGCAGTGATTCTATTGGCCAATTACCCGACCAAAATGCTGCTGAAGCCTTGCAGCGTCTACCGGGTATGTTTATTCAACGTGACCAAGGTGAAGGGCGTTTTGTTGGCATTCGAGGCATCGATCCTAACCTTAATAATGTGACCATAAACGGTGCAAATGTGCCATCCCCTGAGGCGGGTGTTCGAAGCGTTGCCATGGATGTCATCCCTAGTGAGCTTGTGCAAAGTTTAGAAGTCAGTAAAACCGTTACACCAGATATGGATGCCAGTGCAGTTGGCGGTTCAATTGATGTTAAAAGCTTAAGTGCTTTTGACAGAGAAGGAAAAAGTTATAGTGCAACATTTCAAGGCTCTTACAATGAAAAAGTGAGTGAAAGTAGTCCAAAAGTATCTGCAAGTTATACCGATGTGTATGAATTTGATAATGGAAGCGAGTTAGGTCTTGCTACTGCATTTAGCTGGTTTGAACGTAAATTTGGCTCCCACAATTCAGAAGTAGATGGTGGTTGGGGCGAAATCAGTGTTGAAAGTCACGAAACCGGTGACGATATAGACTTTTTCGGCGCAGAAGAAATTGAACAGCGACACTATTTGATCACACGAGAAAGATTGGGGGCTGCATTAAATTTAGACTACCGAACCAATGATAATTCAGAATATTATTTTCGCACGCTTTGGAGCGAATTTTCAGACGATGAATTCAGACTGCGTAATGAATACAAGTTTGATAAAGGGCAAGTATTGCAAGATAGCATTACTCAGTCATCGGCAACCTTTCTAAATGCTGATATGGATAGAGACACTAAGAGTCGATTTGAACAACAGCAAATTTTATCAATGGTGTTAGGCGGTAATAATCAATTGAATGATTGGTATGTTGAGTATGATTTAGGTTACTCAAAGTCAAATGAAAAAGAGCCTGATCGTATAGATGCTGATTTTAAATCAGAAGGCTTATTACTTGGATATCGTAGCACCTGGGATGCACCTGATCTCGCACATGAAAGTGCTGCACATGATCTGTCTAATTTTGAATTGGATGAAATTGTTAATGAAAACAACTTATCAGAAGACATTTCTACCAGCTTCAAAGTCGATATCAGTAAAGACTTTGTGTGGCGAAATAATAATGGTGAATTGAAATTCGGTACTAAATATCAAATGCGTGAAAAAACCAATGATGTGAATTCTGTGGTTTATGATGGCGGCTTTGGCGATGTATTTGCGAGTGAATTTGAAACTAATGCACCTGAATACAGTTTAGGGGCCTTTGGTCCGGGACTTTCGCAACAGGCATTGGCACGTTTTGTTAAGCTAAACAAAGCTGGTTTCGATATTAATCAAATCGATACTGATATTAACAATTTTGGCCAAACTTACCGTAGTGATGAAGACATTCTTGCTGCGTATGCAATGGTTACTTTGGATATTGAACAATGGCACATTGTTGCAGGTGTTCGTTACGAAGATACAGCCTTTAAGACAGAAGGCAATCGTGTTGAACTGATTGTTGATGACGTGAACGACAATGAAAATGTGGAAATTAACCCTTGGCATGTGAATAAAGACTATAACCACTTTTTGCCGAGTCTTAATGTAAAATATGACTTTTCAGATAAGCTAATTACACGCTTTGCCTATACCAATACAATTGCTCGTCCAACTTTTGGCGATAGCGCGGCTTATCAACTAATCGAAACAGAAATCGTTGATGACGAGGGGGCGGTTACAACCGAGCGAAAGGCCGAGGTGGGTAACCCAGATCTCAAACCTTATGAATCAATGAATCTAGATGCCTCGATTGAATACTACCCTGGCAACATTGGTGTTATGTCTGCAGGGTTATTCTTTAAAGATATTAAGAATTATATTGTTATTGCTGAAGTACAGGATATGCCTGCATGGCAAGGATTCGAGCAAGTGATCCAGCCTATTAATGGTGGTTCAGCCACATTAACAGGGGTTGAACTAGCTTGGACCAAAAACTTCAAAAACGGTTTGATGTTCTCAGCCAACGGCACATTTATTGATGCAGATGATAAATTGCCGAATCAATCAGACACTGTTGCCAATTTGATGTTTGGCTATGAAACGGCAAACTTGAGTGCGCGTATCAGTGGCAGTTATAAAAGTGAATCTTATCAGTATGAGCTAGGTGATGCTGCGGTATACGAAGATGCACATGCACAACTTGACTTCAGTGCAAAATATTACATTAACCAGCAAACACAAGTTTATTTCAATGCAATTAATATCACTGATGAACCATTCTATTTATATCATGGTAATTCAAAGCATAGCTTGCAATATGAAACGTATGGTCGCTCTTTCGAGTTAGGTTTTACATTTACATCACTATAA
- a CDS encoding GGDEF domain-containing protein produces MKSNIFRLHSKLLSLFVFCFFLIFFAVIHTSNVKELHSVKWLDVIGEGGIALITLSWLLVTLHTRPKGKLTTLLFVGIMMVHISMFLDLLDEFYRYQDSHQWMSRFEAIPAVLGLILMSLALFHWHREQQIINNRLIKSERFYREHSFYDFVTGLYSASYMKMQIQSELNHLNNENTPFCVSLIDIKSFEPYLRQHGVTAANTLLSDIGSLIQVNIRKSDLVCRYAGDLYIVLMPNTQLSQSKLINQHVVKMIQQHVLYLSSISSYSDVHHTTIQATQGDDVERLLQRLNALLQQEKKAA; encoded by the coding sequence ATGAAATCCAATATTTTTAGACTGCATAGCAAGCTACTCTCGCTATTTGTTTTTTGTTTTTTCCTCATTTTTTTTGCAGTTATTCATACAAGTAATGTTAAAGAGTTACACAGCGTTAAGTGGCTTGATGTAATAGGCGAAGGTGGAATCGCGCTGATCACACTTAGCTGGTTATTGGTTACGTTACACACCCGGCCAAAGGGTAAACTCACTACGTTATTATTTGTCGGCATTATGATGGTGCACATATCAATGTTTCTCGACTTATTAGATGAGTTTTATCGCTATCAAGATAGTCATCAATGGATGTCACGTTTTGAAGCAATTCCTGCTGTACTTGGACTTATTCTAATGAGTTTGGCGCTTTTTCATTGGCATCGTGAACAACAAATCATTAATAATCGTTTGATTAAAAGTGAACGTTTCTACCGTGAACACAGCTTCTATGATTTTGTTACTGGGCTTTATTCAGCGAGCTATATGAAGATGCAAATACAATCTGAGCTCAATCACTTAAATAATGAAAACACCCCATTTTGCGTCAGTCTAATCGATATAAAATCGTTTGAACCTTACCTCAGACAACATGGTGTCACAGCTGCAAATACGTTACTTAGTGATATTGGCAGTTTAATCCAAGTTAATATTCGCAAGTCGGATTTAGTATGTCGCTATGCTGGAGATCTGTATATCGTTTTAATGCCCAATACGCAGTTATCTCAAAGTAAATTAATTAACCAACATGTAGTTAAAATGATTCAACAACATGTGCTGTATTTAAGTTCAATCTCAAGTTATAGCGATGTTCATCATACAACAATTCAAGCTACACAAGGAGATGATGTAGAGCGTCTTTTACAACGCTTAAATGCGTTGTTACAACAGGAAAAAAAGGCTGCTTGA
- a CDS encoding AraC family transcriptional regulator yields the protein MAHQLTFFESHHKVIPCIGVLVPLVSMAQIQGMSASKILNGTGLTYDDLLNHDLTVSFDQIETCFENIFSQLPYNEISFQVGKQYFYQNHTPIKTALLNARNLNQAIRIISRFSLIFFPFTKFDKFIVGKKTHFVVSHGVKQSSEHCERFFTEVMLSMLSTFFNWRFPEITITIELPFNQPKHFEQYFAYIKHPVTFSKPLFLISLDSDSLNIEQASACNLLRHQAMQSLQAYSKQSCLLSQLAKLIQNDPTTTLELAAHYFSLSPATLKRKLRLHNTNFKYEKDLALKHLTVFDLMHNAASNQALSDKLAISDLTNFRRMFKRWTGKTPNELRLAK from the coding sequence ATGGCACATCAGCTTACTTTTTTTGAGAGCCATCATAAGGTAATTCCGTGTATTGGCGTGCTTGTTCCCCTTGTATCAATGGCGCAAATACAAGGTATGTCAGCCAGTAAAATCCTGAATGGTACAGGCTTAACATACGACGACCTGTTAAATCATGATTTAACGGTTAGCTTTGATCAAATAGAAACCTGTTTTGAAAACATTTTTTCACAGCTACCTTACAATGAAATTAGTTTTCAAGTCGGTAAACAGTATTTTTATCAAAATCATACACCGATTAAAACGGCGCTTTTAAATGCGCGTAACTTAAACCAAGCGATCCGCATAATTTCACGATTTAGCCTTATCTTTTTTCCCTTTACCAAATTTGACAAGTTTATTGTGGGAAAGAAAACACACTTTGTTGTTAGCCATGGTGTAAAACAAAGCTCAGAACACTGTGAACGGTTTTTTACTGAAGTCATGCTCAGTATGTTAAGTACTTTTTTCAATTGGCGATTTCCAGAAATCACCATCACTATCGAATTACCCTTTAATCAGCCAAAGCATTTTGAACAATACTTTGCTTATATTAAACACCCAGTAACATTTTCAAAGCCGCTGTTTCTAATTTCACTTGATTCAGATTCATTGAATATTGAACAAGCTAGTGCGTGCAATTTATTGCGCCATCAAGCAATGCAAAGTTTGCAAGCTTATAGCAAACAATCATGTTTGCTCAGTCAACTTGCCAAACTAATCCAAAATGATCCTACAACGACATTAGAGTTAGCGGCTCACTATTTTTCATTGAGCCCAGCAACGTTAAAAAGAAAGCTTAGACTTCACAATACCAATTTTAAATATGAAAAAGACCTTGCATTAAAGCATCTCACTGTATTTGATCTAATGCATAACGCAGCTTCTAACCAAGCCCTTTCCGATAAGCTGGCAATTAGTGATTTAACCAATTTTCGTAGAATGTTTAAACGCTGGACGGGAAAAACGCCAAACGAACTTCGTTTGGCGAAATAA
- the ppsR gene encoding posphoenolpyruvate synthetase regulatory kinase/phosphorylase PpsR, which translates to MRSAFYISDGTAITSEVFGHATLSLFPVEFKHITIPFVETEQKAYEVKLQIDKAFKQSGEKPLVFFTFVEPQLSDIILSSEGQCFDFLTAYSGQVKNTIGVEPVPRTHRTHSIHEKSYDFRIDAVNYALANDDGSNLKDYDVADIILVGVSRSGKTPTSLYLALQYGIKAANYPLTEDDLDMMRLPNALQNHKKKLFGLTINPERLAAIRNERMANSKYASLRQCRLEVREAEMLYKKHKIPHLSSTHFSVEEISAKILAETGLERRKY; encoded by the coding sequence ATGCGCAGCGCATTTTATATATCTGATGGTACAGCAATTACCAGTGAAGTATTTGGTCATGCCACACTGTCATTATTTCCGGTAGAATTTAAACACATCACCATTCCATTTGTTGAAACCGAACAAAAAGCCTATGAAGTAAAACTTCAAATTGATAAAGCATTTAAACAAAGCGGCGAAAAACCACTCGTGTTTTTCACATTTGTTGAACCTCAACTTAGCGATATTATTTTATCATCCGAGGGTCAGTGCTTTGACTTTCTGACTGCATACAGTGGCCAAGTTAAAAATACCATTGGCGTTGAGCCCGTACCACGTACACATCGAACGCACTCTATTCATGAAAAGAGCTATGATTTTCGGATTGACGCGGTTAACTATGCACTTGCAAATGATGACGGCAGTAATTTAAAGGATTACGACGTAGCTGACATAATATTAGTTGGTGTAAGTCGCAGCGGTAAAACACCCACCAGCTTATATTTGGCACTACAGTATGGAATTAAAGCGGCAAATTACCCCTTAACCGAAGATGATTTAGATATGATGCGTTTACCGAACGCGTTACAAAATCATAAAAAGAAATTATTTGGTTTAACCATAAATCCTGAACGTTTAGCAGCTATTCGCAACGAACGTATGGCAAATAGTAAATACGCTTCTTTAAGGCAATGTCGCCTCGAAGTTAGAGAAGCAGAGATGCTGTATAAAAAACATAAGATTCCACACCTTAGCTCTACTCACTTTTCTGTCGAAGAAATTTCAGCGAAAATTTTAGCTGAAACGGGTCTCGAACGACGTAAATATTAA
- a CDS encoding metallophosphoesterase, giving the protein MKTKYILLNLVLSAALTPCFADDKISFLAFGDGGYHPDYPKQKHIDKPKTKTEFIAAEKADWQEEHRPMSDFGHAPIYIYPGTTIATEDTGAASVGQAMATLCKSVICDFGIQLGDNIYPDGADANDGKDDQKRMNDLILAPLQPLFKQVPNMVVYSALGNHDWKTSRKGVALQTAWMANQPNFHMDKQGYYSYKQGEPGNDVEFFVLDTNMLLSGQHYYEIPLAKDGSEQGLATALASGVAKIEEIENHEVPLNGEDHKQLAWLANGLKQSTAKWKIVYGHHVLWSIGGTKYDEAHVLRRMILPELCQYADAYIAGHEHDLELLSDDCSRVSNSNKPPLPLIISGAASKMRGIHRGLAEYQEKQYQEYELIWNKAFTWGFAHIEIDNVKNQLDVNFYTTPTDKSGKLIKEKSFSFKHRSN; this is encoded by the coding sequence ATGAAAACAAAGTATATTCTATTAAATTTAGTACTTTCTGCCGCACTAACACCGTGTTTTGCTGACGACAAAATATCTTTCTTGGCATTTGGTGACGGCGGCTATCATCCTGATTACCCAAAACAAAAGCATATAGATAAACCAAAAACAAAAACGGAATTTATTGCCGCTGAAAAGGCGGACTGGCAAGAAGAACATCGTCCAATGTCTGACTTTGGACATGCGCCTATTTATATTTACCCAGGCACTACAATTGCTACAGAAGATACTGGCGCTGCAAGTGTTGGACAAGCAATGGCGACATTATGTAAATCGGTTATCTGTGATTTTGGAATCCAGTTAGGAGATAACATTTATCCTGATGGCGCTGACGCAAACGATGGCAAGGATGATCAAAAACGAATGAATGATTTAATTCTTGCACCTCTACAACCGTTATTTAAACAAGTACCAAATATGGTCGTTTACTCTGCACTGGGTAATCATGACTGGAAAACATCTCGCAAAGGCGTGGCGTTACAAACAGCGTGGATGGCAAATCAACCCAATTTCCATATGGATAAACAGGGGTATTACAGTTACAAACAAGGTGAACCTGGGAATGATGTAGAGTTTTTCGTGCTTGATACAAACATGCTTTTATCCGGGCAGCATTATTACGAAATCCCATTAGCAAAAGATGGTAGTGAGCAAGGTTTGGCAACTGCACTGGCTTCTGGCGTTGCTAAAATTGAAGAAATTGAAAACCATGAAGTCCCGTTAAACGGTGAAGATCATAAACAACTCGCTTGGCTGGCAAATGGTTTAAAACAATCAACGGCCAAATGGAAAATCGTCTATGGGCACCATGTGTTATGGTCTATCGGTGGGACAAAATATGATGAAGCACACGTGCTAAGACGCATGATTTTGCCTGAGCTCTGTCAATATGCAGATGCTTATATTGCAGGACATGAACACGACCTTGAATTATTGAGTGATGATTGCTCTCGTGTGAGTAATTCGAACAAACCACCATTACCACTGATTATCAGTGGCGCTGCGTCTAAAATGCGAGGTATTCATCGTGGCTTGGCAGAATACCAAGAAAAGCAATACCAAGAATATGAACTTATTTGGAATAAAGCATTTACTTGGGGCTTCGCACACATTGAAATTGATAATGTTAAAAACCAACTTGATGTTAATTTTTACACAACCCCTACTGATAAAAGTGGGAAATTAATCAAAGAAAAGTCTTTTAGTTTTAAACATCGAAGTAATTAA